The stretch of DNA CGCGAATCGACTACTTTACTTTCGAGGAACGCACAAAAAGGGCAACGCATGTGACCTCGTTTCTACCCTTGGTGCGACCGACCACAAGAGGAATTCGGCAGCATCCAATCGACACCCATATATTGTGTCGGCGAAATGCTATCAGATACCAAATACAGCGTCAAGCGAAAAAGGTTATGCCGACCCGGCCGTATTGGGATATTCGCTGGCGGGTGAGAGTCCCTATGGATGGTGGTAGTTGCAGGTGGGATTCGTGCTCGATCAGCAGGAGGCCATCTGGCATAAGCAATTGGTTTTCAACTATTTGCAAGATAAGCTGTGCGTAGCCGGTTCCGGCGAATGGAGGGTCGCAGTATACGATGCCGAAGGGGGATTCGGTTGACGCGATAGCCCCAAGTGACTGCGGCAGTGTCAACTGATAACTTCGCGCCTTGTGTGTGAGTTTCGTGTGGAACAGATTTTTTCCGATGATGTCTATTGCTTGGGCGTCGCTATCGACGAAAGCACAGTAGGCGGCGCCCCTACTCAGGGCTTCGATTCCGTTTGCGCCGGAGCCGGCGAAGAGATCGAGGAATCGGACGCCGTCCAGTTTCGTGTGAAGGATACTGAACACGGCTTCGCGAACGCGGTCGAGCGTTGGGCGCGCTGCGCTTCGGGGCGTGGCGAGTTTGTGCCCACGCGCGGTCCCGGCGATTACGCGGAGCATGGCGTTGCGCTTTCGGGGAGGTGGGCGCGGGAGCAATGCGTTACGCCGACAACCATTCGTCGAGATGCTTTGCCACGAACGCGTCGTCGTTGAGGTGAGGGTAGTCTCGGTACACGCGATCGATTTCCGCTTTCTGTCCGGGCGACAGCGTTTCGTTTGGGTCGAGGCAGCGGCGGCTTCGCAGGAGCCCCTGCCGCACGAGTACGTCGTGGATGCCGGCGATGCATCCGGCGTAGTTGTTGGCGGCGTCAAAGAATGCGGCGTTCGAGTCGGTGACTTCGACGCCGCGCGTGAGGAGTTCGGCGGGCACGTCTCCCCCACGCTTGACGACGCGATGGCACTCTTGGAGGAGGTGTACGGCCTGGCGCGTCCAGCACGCCCAGTGTCCAAGAAGACCGCCGACGATTCGGAGCCGGACGAATTCGCCGTTTACGCGCACCCGATACGACGTGAGCAGGTCCGGGACGATGTTGTCATCATTTCCGGTGTATAGCGCGATATCGCCGGCGCGGCCGGACTCCGCGACGCCGCGCAGCACGTCGAAGGTCTGGTACCGATTAAAGGGCGCGATTTTGATCGCGACGACGTTTTCGATCGCGGCGAAGCGCCGCCAGAAATCGACGGGGAGGATTCTTCCGCCGACGGCGGGTTGCAGGTAGAACCCCATGATCGGAACTTCTTTGGCGACGGCCTTGCAGTGAAGGATGAGCTTGGCCACGGGCTCGCGTGCGAGCGCGGACAGGCTGAGCAATCCGACGTCGTATCCGGTATCGCGGAGAAACGCGGCCTCCCGTACGGCCTGCGGCGTACGCCCGCATATCCCGCCGACTTTCACGATGGGCCGGTCGTCGGCGTCCGAGCATGCATCGACGACGCGGCCGGCGAGTTGGAGGACCGGCTTGAACAGACCATATTTGGGCTGGCGAATGGCGAACTGGGTGGTGTGCACGCCGACGGCCACACCACCGGCGCCAGCGCTGCAATAGTAGCGCGTGAGCGCGGCCTGGCGGCGTTCGTCGAATTTTCCGGTGGAGGTAAGCGCGAGCGGGTGCGCGGGAATAACGACCCCTGCGCGCAGGGCGTCGCGAATCTCTTTCGGTGGCTGAGGATACGACATGGGCGGATTGTAGCGAACGCAATGCCAATTTGAAACCGCGGAACAAGCTTGGGACACTGCGTGTTGCATGAGAAAGCTAAAGGCGAGGCAATTTGTATGAACGTTAGGTCGAACACTATCTATTTCGCAGTGATGCTGTCAGGTTTGCTGGCTTTGGTGGCGACGGCACAAGAGCGCGCGAACGGGCCGACCGTGACGCGAGACATTCAGTATGCGACGCGCGCGGATTCGCCGCCACGTTTGACGCAACTGGACGTATACTCACCCGGCGGCGACGGGCCGCACCCGGTGCTTGTATTCATTCATGGCGGGTCATGGGTGTTTGGCGACAAGCGCCAGATCGGCGGCAAGGCGGATGCGTTTGTCGCTGCGGGTTACGTGTTTGTCAGCATCAACTACCGGTTGTCGCCCGCGGTACAGCACCCGGCGCACGCGCAGGATTGCGGCGCGGCGGTGGCGTGGGTGCACGAGAACATCGCGAACTACGGCGGCGATCCGAAGCGAATTTAC from Candidatus Hydrogenedentota bacterium encodes:
- the rsmD gene encoding 16S rRNA (guanine(966)-N(2))-methyltransferase RsmD yields the protein MLRVIAGTARGHKLATPRSAARPTLDRVREAVFSILHTKLDGVRFLDLFAGSGANGIEALSRGAAYCAFVDSDAQAIDIIGKNLFHTKLTHKARSYQLTLPQSLGAIASTESPFGIVYCDPPFAGTGYAQLILQIVENQLLMPDGLLLIEHESHLQLPPSIGTLTRQRISQYGRVGITFFA
- a CDS encoding dihydrodipicolinate synthase family protein, yielding MSYPQPPKEIRDALRAGVVIPAHPLALTSTGKFDERRQAALTRYYCSAGAGGVAVGVHTTQFAIRQPKYGLFKPVLQLAGRVVDACSDADDRPIVKVGGICGRTPQAVREAAFLRDTGYDVGLLSLSALAREPVAKLILHCKAVAKEVPIMGFYLQPAVGGRILPVDFWRRFAAIENVVAIKIAPFNRYQTFDVLRGVAESGRAGDIALYTGNDDNIVPDLLTSYRVRVNGEFVRLRIVGGLLGHWACWTRQAVHLLQECHRVVKRGGDVPAELLTRGVEVTDSNAAFFDAANNYAGCIAGIHDVLVRQGLLRSRRCLDPNETLSPGQKAEIDRVYRDYPHLNDDAFVAKHLDEWLSA